GGTTCTCTACGCGGTCGTCCAGCTCATCATCATCTGGGTGATGTGGCTGCTCGTGCAGGGAAGCTGGGATCTCGCCATGCAGAGCCGGAACGACGCGTGGGTTGCCACCCAATACCCGCGATCGCTCATCATGGGGGCCGGTGTCGTTACCGGTGTGGCCATCGTGCTCATCGCGCTGGGGAATCTGTACCGCTTGCTGGTGATGAAGAGCCCTGTTGCTGAGTTGCTTGCAATCAAAGACGGCGAAACCAGTGCTGCCGGCACAAGAACCTCGATCGACTAGGGGATATCTGACATGAAGGTTCTTGTGCCCTTGTTTGGGTATCTCATCGGTTCCATTGCGATCGGTGTACCGATCGCGTTCGCGCTGCTTTTTGCCTCTGCCGCAACCGGCATGCAAATGGGCGGAAGCTCAGGCAATCCGCAGATCATGGCCGCGCAACTCATGCGCGGCACTGATTCAGTCGCCATGATGGCGCTCCCGTTCTTCATCCTCACCGGTGAGTTGATGAACCGTGGCGGCCTCACGCACCGCATCATTGCCCTTGCCAGCGCCACCGTTGGCCGTGTACGTGGTGGTCTCGGCTACGTCGCGATCCTGTCGGCCCTGTTGTTCGGCAGCCTAGTAGGTTCGGCTGTGGCGAGCACGGCAGCACTGG
The window above is part of the Pseudarthrobacter sp. NS4 genome. Proteins encoded here:
- a CDS encoding TRAP transporter small permease; this translates as MTRFLDFLFRGVEILMAVLLALMVLLMFLNVVLRFAFSTGFVWSEEVTRLSFIYLVYLGTVAAFRDNRHLGVDTLLEHVPPMVQKVLYAVVQLIIIWVMWLLVQGSWDLAMQSRNDAWVATQYPRSLIMGAGVVTGVAIVLIALGNLYRLLVMKSPVAELLAIKDGETSAAGTRTSID